One window of the Dryobates pubescens isolate bDryPub1 chromosome 13, bDryPub1.pri, whole genome shotgun sequence genome contains the following:
- the GOLIM4 gene encoding Golgi integral membrane protein 4 isoform X3, translated as MGNGMCSRKQKRIFQTLLLLTVVFGFLYGAMLYYELQGQLRKAEATALKYQQHQESLSAQLQVVYEHRSRLEKSLQKERLEHKKAKEDFLVYKLEAQETLNKGRQDSNSRYSALSVQHQMLKSQHEELKKQHADLEEDHRKQGEEFSRTFNDHKERYLQLQQDKEQEISKLKAESLYNLREENRQLRKAHQDIHTQLQDVKSQVEEYRQLKDTLNKMPSFRQPEKVEQPNEQPEVGAPSLPSDLMHHEAVAEEHKENEEPKEREEINTQEKEDRAESFHLHRRAHDGQHAKELNIQEQQEAGEDDEQHVDRVEEERKKELEEEEMEQAGQPEHLEEEQDQVPEEHEWKNQEQKEEETNMLGDHLHSEITSTKAVTKRQKTAYEQQLEQQHLAAQRAEEANQLREHQESLHQQRLRGQLLRQQQLQEKELQLQKQAEQGEKLYKTRLSQQAHYNMDHDIVQGEEDQGIQEEEGAYERDNQHQHGGEDDEQKNANEQQEPEHQVENQQADESKAAMEDVNPADDPNNQGEDEFEEAEQEREENLPDENEKHKQTSPKQGHRGMEEHLVMAGNPDQQEDNVDEQYQEEGEEEIQEDLTEEKKRELERNAEEPYGENEENADEKNNGGADQEMQEETNQKEVHEENYEEEEEEEEDGRAIAAKTRRRGEM; from the exons TTGTATATGAGCACAGGTCAAGATTAGAGAAGTCATTACAAAAGGAGAGGCTTGAAcacaagaaagcaaaagaag ATTTTCTCGTTTATAAACTGGAAGCACAGGAAACACTAAATAAAGGAAGG CAAGACTCCAACAGCCGCTACAGTGCCCTGAGTGTGCAGCACCAGATGTTGAAG AGTCAACATGAAGAGCTAAAGAAGCAGCATGCCGACCTTGAAGAAGATCACCGCAAACAAGGGGAAGAGTTTAGCAGAACATTCAATGATCACAAGGAGCGATacttgcagctgcagcaggacaaagAGCAGGAGATCTCTAAGCTGAAGG cagaatCCCTCTATAACTTACGGGAGGAGAACAGACAGCTGAGGAAAGCTCACCAGGACATACACACCCAGCTACAAGATGTTAAG TCCCAGGTGGAGGAGTACAGACAGCTGAAGGACACGCTCAACAAAATGCCAAGTTTCCGACAGCCTGAGAAGGTAGAACAGCCAAACGAGCAGCCAGAGGTGGGAGCTCCATCTCTCCCCAGTGACCTGATGCACCATGAAGCTGTGGCTGAAGAGCATAAGGAG AATGAGGagccaaaagagagagaagaaataaacaCCCAGGAAAAAGAAGATAGAGCTGAGTCTTTTCATCTGCACAGAAGGGCTCATGATGGCCAGCATGCCAAAGAACTAAATATCCAGGAGCAacaagaggctggagaggacgATGAGCAGCATGTTGATCGAGTTGAAGAGGAACGCAAAAAAGAGCTCgaagaggaagaaatggagCAGGCAGGTCAGCCTGAGCacctggaggaggagcaggatcaAGTACCAGAAGAGCACGAGTGGAAAAACCAGgaacagaaagaagaggaaaccaATATGCTGGGTGATCATCTGCATTCAGAG ATAACATCAACAAAAGCTGTAACAAAGAGACAGAAGACAGCTTATGAACAACAACTGGAGCAACAGCACCTTGCAGCCCaaagagcagaggaagccaACCAGCTGCGGGAACATCAGGAATCACTCCACCAGCAAAGGCTGCGAGGGCAGCTGCtacggcagcagcagcttcaagagaaagagcttcagctgcagaaacagGCAGAACAAGGAGAAAAACTCTACAAAACCAGGCTGAG CCAACAGGCTCATTATAACATGGACCATGATATTGTTCAAGGGGAAGAAGATCAAGGGAtccaggaagaggagggag CTTATGAACgtgacaaccagcaccagcatggAGGTGAAGATGATGAGCAAAAGAATGCAAATGAACAGCAAGAACCAGAACATCAAGTAGAAAATCAGCAGGCTGATGAATCA AAGGCAGCCATGGAAGATGTGAATCCTGCTGATGACCCCAACAATCAGGGAGAAGATGAATTTGAGGAAGCTgagcaagagagagaagaaaatctaccagatgaaaatgaaaagcacaAGCAAACCAGTCCAAAGCAAGGACACAGGGGAATGGAAGAGCACCTAGTG ATGGCAGGAAATCCTGACCAGCAGGAAGATAATGTGGATGAACAGTACcaggaagagggagaagaggag ATCCAGGAAGATTTGACTGAAGAGAAGAAACGAGAACTGGAACGCAATGCTGAGGAGCCATATGGTGAAAATGAGGAGAAT GCAGATGAAAAGAATAATGGAGGGGCAGACCAAGAGATGcaagaagaaaccaaccaaaaagaagTTCATGAAGAAAActatgaggaggaagaagaggaggaggaggatggcagAGCCATTGCAGCAAAAACACGTAGACGGGGGGAGATGTGA
- the GOLIM4 gene encoding Golgi integral membrane protein 4 isoform X1, giving the protein MGNGMCSRKQKRIFQTLLLLTVVFGFLYGAMLYYELQGQLRKAEATALKYQQHQESLSAQLQVVYEHRSRLEKSLQKERLEHKKAKEDFLVYKLEAQETLNKGRQDSNSRYSALSVQHQMLKSQHEELKKQHADLEEDHRKQGEEFSRTFNDHKERYLQLQQDKEQEISKLKAESLYNLREENRQLRKAHQDIHTQLQDVKQQHKSLLSQHNQLVVTLEDHKSALAAAQSQVEEYRQLKDTLNKMPSFRQPEKVEQPNEQPEVGAPSLPSDLMHHEAVAEEHKENEEPKEREEINTQEKEDRAESFHLHRRAHDGQHAKELNIQEQQEAGEDDEQHVDRVEEERKKELEEEEMEQAGQPEHLEEEQDQVPEEHEWKNQEQKEEETNMLGDHLHSEITSTKAVTKRQKTAYEQQLEQQHLAAQRAEEANQLREHQESLHQQRLRGQLLRQQQLQEKELQLQKQAEQGEKLYKTRLSQQAHYNMDHDIVQGEEDQGIQEEEGAYERDNQHQHGGEDDEQKNANEQQEPEHQVENQQADESKAAMEDVNPADDPNNQGEDEFEEAEQEREENLPDENEKHKQTSPKQGHRGMEEHLVMAGNPDQQEDNVDEQYQEEGEEEIQEDLTEEKKRELERNAEEPYGENEENADEKNNGGADQEMQEETNQKEVHEENYEEEEEEEEDGRAIAAKTRRRGEM; this is encoded by the exons TTGTATATGAGCACAGGTCAAGATTAGAGAAGTCATTACAAAAGGAGAGGCTTGAAcacaagaaagcaaaagaag ATTTTCTCGTTTATAAACTGGAAGCACAGGAAACACTAAATAAAGGAAGG CAAGACTCCAACAGCCGCTACAGTGCCCTGAGTGTGCAGCACCAGATGTTGAAG AGTCAACATGAAGAGCTAAAGAAGCAGCATGCCGACCTTGAAGAAGATCACCGCAAACAAGGGGAAGAGTTTAGCAGAACATTCAATGATCACAAGGAGCGATacttgcagctgcagcaggacaaagAGCAGGAGATCTCTAAGCTGAAGG cagaatCCCTCTATAACTTACGGGAGGAGAACAGACAGCTGAGGAAAGCTCACCAGGACATACACACCCAGCTACAAGATGTTAAG CAACAGCATAAGAGCTTACTCTCCCAACACAACCAGCTTGTAGTGACTCTGGAAGACCACAAGAGTGCACTAGCTGCTGCACAG TCCCAGGTGGAGGAGTACAGACAGCTGAAGGACACGCTCAACAAAATGCCAAGTTTCCGACAGCCTGAGAAGGTAGAACAGCCAAACGAGCAGCCAGAGGTGGGAGCTCCATCTCTCCCCAGTGACCTGATGCACCATGAAGCTGTGGCTGAAGAGCATAAGGAG AATGAGGagccaaaagagagagaagaaataaacaCCCAGGAAAAAGAAGATAGAGCTGAGTCTTTTCATCTGCACAGAAGGGCTCATGATGGCCAGCATGCCAAAGAACTAAATATCCAGGAGCAacaagaggctggagaggacgATGAGCAGCATGTTGATCGAGTTGAAGAGGAACGCAAAAAAGAGCTCgaagaggaagaaatggagCAGGCAGGTCAGCCTGAGCacctggaggaggagcaggatcaAGTACCAGAAGAGCACGAGTGGAAAAACCAGgaacagaaagaagaggaaaccaATATGCTGGGTGATCATCTGCATTCAGAG ATAACATCAACAAAAGCTGTAACAAAGAGACAGAAGACAGCTTATGAACAACAACTGGAGCAACAGCACCTTGCAGCCCaaagagcagaggaagccaACCAGCTGCGGGAACATCAGGAATCACTCCACCAGCAAAGGCTGCGAGGGCAGCTGCtacggcagcagcagcttcaagagaaagagcttcagctgcagaaacagGCAGAACAAGGAGAAAAACTCTACAAAACCAGGCTGAG CCAACAGGCTCATTATAACATGGACCATGATATTGTTCAAGGGGAAGAAGATCAAGGGAtccaggaagaggagggag CTTATGAACgtgacaaccagcaccagcatggAGGTGAAGATGATGAGCAAAAGAATGCAAATGAACAGCAAGAACCAGAACATCAAGTAGAAAATCAGCAGGCTGATGAATCA AAGGCAGCCATGGAAGATGTGAATCCTGCTGATGACCCCAACAATCAGGGAGAAGATGAATTTGAGGAAGCTgagcaagagagagaagaaaatctaccagatgaaaatgaaaagcacaAGCAAACCAGTCCAAAGCAAGGACACAGGGGAATGGAAGAGCACCTAGTG ATGGCAGGAAATCCTGACCAGCAGGAAGATAATGTGGATGAACAGTACcaggaagagggagaagaggag ATCCAGGAAGATTTGACTGAAGAGAAGAAACGAGAACTGGAACGCAATGCTGAGGAGCCATATGGTGAAAATGAGGAGAAT GCAGATGAAAAGAATAATGGAGGGGCAGACCAAGAGATGcaagaagaaaccaaccaaaaagaagTTCATGAAGAAAActatgaggaggaagaagaggaggaggaggatggcagAGCCATTGCAGCAAAAACACGTAGACGGGGGGAGATGTGA
- the GOLIM4 gene encoding Golgi integral membrane protein 4 isoform X5 translates to MGNGMCSRKQKRIFQTLLLLTVVFGFLYGAMLYYELQGQLRKAEATALKYQQHQESLSAQLQVVYEHRSRLEKSLQKERLEHKKAKEDFLVYKLEAQETLNKGRQDSNSRYSALSVQHQMLKSQHEELKKQHADLEEDHRKQGEEFSRTFNDHKERYLQLQQDKEQEISKLKAESLYNLREENRQLRKAHQDIHTQLQDVKVEEYRQLKDTLNKMPSFRQPEKVEQPNEQPEVGAPSLPSDLMHHEAVAEEHKENEEPKEREEINTQEKEDRAESFHLHRRAHDGQHAKELNIQEQQEAGEDDEQHVDRVEEERKKELEEEEMEQAGQPEHLEEEQDQVPEEHEWKNQEQKEEETNMLGDHLHSEITSTKAVTKRQKTAYEQQLEQQHLAAQRAEEANQLREHQESLHQQRLRGQLLRQQQLQEKELQLQKQAEQGEKLYKTRLSQQAHYNMDHDIVQGEEDQGIQEEEGAYERDNQHQHGGEDDEQKNANEQQEPEHQVENQQADESKAAMEDVNPADDPNNQGEDEFEEAEQEREENLPDENEKHKQTSPKQGHRGMEEHLVMAGNPDQQEDNVDEQYQEEGEEEIQEDLTEEKKRELERNAEEPYGENEENADEKNNGGADQEMQEETNQKEVHEENYEEEEEEEEDGRAIAAKTRRRGEM, encoded by the exons TTGTATATGAGCACAGGTCAAGATTAGAGAAGTCATTACAAAAGGAGAGGCTTGAAcacaagaaagcaaaagaag ATTTTCTCGTTTATAAACTGGAAGCACAGGAAACACTAAATAAAGGAAGG CAAGACTCCAACAGCCGCTACAGTGCCCTGAGTGTGCAGCACCAGATGTTGAAG AGTCAACATGAAGAGCTAAAGAAGCAGCATGCCGACCTTGAAGAAGATCACCGCAAACAAGGGGAAGAGTTTAGCAGAACATTCAATGATCACAAGGAGCGATacttgcagctgcagcaggacaaagAGCAGGAGATCTCTAAGCTGAAGG cagaatCCCTCTATAACTTACGGGAGGAGAACAGACAGCTGAGGAAAGCTCACCAGGACATACACACCCAGCTACAAGATGTTAAG GTGGAGGAGTACAGACAGCTGAAGGACACGCTCAACAAAATGCCAAGTTTCCGACAGCCTGAGAAGGTAGAACAGCCAAACGAGCAGCCAGAGGTGGGAGCTCCATCTCTCCCCAGTGACCTGATGCACCATGAAGCTGTGGCTGAAGAGCATAAGGAG AATGAGGagccaaaagagagagaagaaataaacaCCCAGGAAAAAGAAGATAGAGCTGAGTCTTTTCATCTGCACAGAAGGGCTCATGATGGCCAGCATGCCAAAGAACTAAATATCCAGGAGCAacaagaggctggagaggacgATGAGCAGCATGTTGATCGAGTTGAAGAGGAACGCAAAAAAGAGCTCgaagaggaagaaatggagCAGGCAGGTCAGCCTGAGCacctggaggaggagcaggatcaAGTACCAGAAGAGCACGAGTGGAAAAACCAGgaacagaaagaagaggaaaccaATATGCTGGGTGATCATCTGCATTCAGAG ATAACATCAACAAAAGCTGTAACAAAGAGACAGAAGACAGCTTATGAACAACAACTGGAGCAACAGCACCTTGCAGCCCaaagagcagaggaagccaACCAGCTGCGGGAACATCAGGAATCACTCCACCAGCAAAGGCTGCGAGGGCAGCTGCtacggcagcagcagcttcaagagaaagagcttcagctgcagaaacagGCAGAACAAGGAGAAAAACTCTACAAAACCAGGCTGAG CCAACAGGCTCATTATAACATGGACCATGATATTGTTCAAGGGGAAGAAGATCAAGGGAtccaggaagaggagggag CTTATGAACgtgacaaccagcaccagcatggAGGTGAAGATGATGAGCAAAAGAATGCAAATGAACAGCAAGAACCAGAACATCAAGTAGAAAATCAGCAGGCTGATGAATCA AAGGCAGCCATGGAAGATGTGAATCCTGCTGATGACCCCAACAATCAGGGAGAAGATGAATTTGAGGAAGCTgagcaagagagagaagaaaatctaccagatgaaaatgaaaagcacaAGCAAACCAGTCCAAAGCAAGGACACAGGGGAATGGAAGAGCACCTAGTG ATGGCAGGAAATCCTGACCAGCAGGAAGATAATGTGGATGAACAGTACcaggaagagggagaagaggag ATCCAGGAAGATTTGACTGAAGAGAAGAAACGAGAACTGGAACGCAATGCTGAGGAGCCATATGGTGAAAATGAGGAGAAT GCAGATGAAAAGAATAATGGAGGGGCAGACCAAGAGATGcaagaagaaaccaaccaaaaagaagTTCATGAAGAAAActatgaggaggaagaagaggaggaggaggatggcagAGCCATTGCAGCAAAAACACGTAGACGGGGGGAGATGTGA
- the GOLIM4 gene encoding Golgi integral membrane protein 4 isoform X2: protein MGNGMCSRKQKRIFQTLLLLTVVFGFLYGAMLYYELQGQLRKAEATALKYQQHQESLSAQLQVVYEHRSRLEKSLQKERLEHKKAKEDFLVYKLEAQETLNKGRQDSNSRYSALSVQHQMLKSQHEELKKQHADLEEDHRKQGEEFSRTFNDHKERYLQLQQDKEQEISKLKESLYNLREENRQLRKAHQDIHTQLQDVKQQHKSLLSQHNQLVVTLEDHKSALAAAQSQVEEYRQLKDTLNKMPSFRQPEKVEQPNEQPEVGAPSLPSDLMHHEAVAEEHKENEEPKEREEINTQEKEDRAESFHLHRRAHDGQHAKELNIQEQQEAGEDDEQHVDRVEEERKKELEEEEMEQAGQPEHLEEEQDQVPEEHEWKNQEQKEEETNMLGDHLHSEITSTKAVTKRQKTAYEQQLEQQHLAAQRAEEANQLREHQESLHQQRLRGQLLRQQQLQEKELQLQKQAEQGEKLYKTRLSQQAHYNMDHDIVQGEEDQGIQEEEGAYERDNQHQHGGEDDEQKNANEQQEPEHQVENQQADESKAAMEDVNPADDPNNQGEDEFEEAEQEREENLPDENEKHKQTSPKQGHRGMEEHLVMAGNPDQQEDNVDEQYQEEGEEEIQEDLTEEKKRELERNAEEPYGENEENADEKNNGGADQEMQEETNQKEVHEENYEEEEEEEEDGRAIAAKTRRRGEM from the exons TTGTATATGAGCACAGGTCAAGATTAGAGAAGTCATTACAAAAGGAGAGGCTTGAAcacaagaaagcaaaagaag ATTTTCTCGTTTATAAACTGGAAGCACAGGAAACACTAAATAAAGGAAGG CAAGACTCCAACAGCCGCTACAGTGCCCTGAGTGTGCAGCACCAGATGTTGAAG AGTCAACATGAAGAGCTAAAGAAGCAGCATGCCGACCTTGAAGAAGATCACCGCAAACAAGGGGAAGAGTTTAGCAGAACATTCAATGATCACAAGGAGCGATacttgcagctgcagcaggacaaagAGCAGGAGATCTCTAAGCTGAAGG aatCCCTCTATAACTTACGGGAGGAGAACAGACAGCTGAGGAAAGCTCACCAGGACATACACACCCAGCTACAAGATGTTAAG CAACAGCATAAGAGCTTACTCTCCCAACACAACCAGCTTGTAGTGACTCTGGAAGACCACAAGAGTGCACTAGCTGCTGCACAG TCCCAGGTGGAGGAGTACAGACAGCTGAAGGACACGCTCAACAAAATGCCAAGTTTCCGACAGCCTGAGAAGGTAGAACAGCCAAACGAGCAGCCAGAGGTGGGAGCTCCATCTCTCCCCAGTGACCTGATGCACCATGAAGCTGTGGCTGAAGAGCATAAGGAG AATGAGGagccaaaagagagagaagaaataaacaCCCAGGAAAAAGAAGATAGAGCTGAGTCTTTTCATCTGCACAGAAGGGCTCATGATGGCCAGCATGCCAAAGAACTAAATATCCAGGAGCAacaagaggctggagaggacgATGAGCAGCATGTTGATCGAGTTGAAGAGGAACGCAAAAAAGAGCTCgaagaggaagaaatggagCAGGCAGGTCAGCCTGAGCacctggaggaggagcaggatcaAGTACCAGAAGAGCACGAGTGGAAAAACCAGgaacagaaagaagaggaaaccaATATGCTGGGTGATCATCTGCATTCAGAG ATAACATCAACAAAAGCTGTAACAAAGAGACAGAAGACAGCTTATGAACAACAACTGGAGCAACAGCACCTTGCAGCCCaaagagcagaggaagccaACCAGCTGCGGGAACATCAGGAATCACTCCACCAGCAAAGGCTGCGAGGGCAGCTGCtacggcagcagcagcttcaagagaaagagcttcagctgcagaaacagGCAGAACAAGGAGAAAAACTCTACAAAACCAGGCTGAG CCAACAGGCTCATTATAACATGGACCATGATATTGTTCAAGGGGAAGAAGATCAAGGGAtccaggaagaggagggag CTTATGAACgtgacaaccagcaccagcatggAGGTGAAGATGATGAGCAAAAGAATGCAAATGAACAGCAAGAACCAGAACATCAAGTAGAAAATCAGCAGGCTGATGAATCA AAGGCAGCCATGGAAGATGTGAATCCTGCTGATGACCCCAACAATCAGGGAGAAGATGAATTTGAGGAAGCTgagcaagagagagaagaaaatctaccagatgaaaatgaaaagcacaAGCAAACCAGTCCAAAGCAAGGACACAGGGGAATGGAAGAGCACCTAGTG ATGGCAGGAAATCCTGACCAGCAGGAAGATAATGTGGATGAACAGTACcaggaagagggagaagaggag ATCCAGGAAGATTTGACTGAAGAGAAGAAACGAGAACTGGAACGCAATGCTGAGGAGCCATATGGTGAAAATGAGGAGAAT GCAGATGAAAAGAATAATGGAGGGGCAGACCAAGAGATGcaagaagaaaccaaccaaaaagaagTTCATGAAGAAAActatgaggaggaagaagaggaggaggaggatggcagAGCCATTGCAGCAAAAACACGTAGACGGGGGGAGATGTGA
- the GOLIM4 gene encoding Golgi integral membrane protein 4 isoform X4 — translation MGNGMCSRKQKRIFQTLLLLTVVFGFLYGAMLYYELQGQLRKAEATALKYQQHQESLSAQLQVVYEHRSRLEKSLQKERLEHKKAKEDFLVYKLEAQETLNKGRQDSNSRYSALSVQHQMLKSQHEELKKQHADLEEDHRKQGEEFSRTFNDHKERYLQLQQDKEQEISKLKESLYNLREENRQLRKAHQDIHTQLQDVKSQVEEYRQLKDTLNKMPSFRQPEKVEQPNEQPEVGAPSLPSDLMHHEAVAEEHKENEEPKEREEINTQEKEDRAESFHLHRRAHDGQHAKELNIQEQQEAGEDDEQHVDRVEEERKKELEEEEMEQAGQPEHLEEEQDQVPEEHEWKNQEQKEEETNMLGDHLHSEITSTKAVTKRQKTAYEQQLEQQHLAAQRAEEANQLREHQESLHQQRLRGQLLRQQQLQEKELQLQKQAEQGEKLYKTRLSQQAHYNMDHDIVQGEEDQGIQEEEGAYERDNQHQHGGEDDEQKNANEQQEPEHQVENQQADESKAAMEDVNPADDPNNQGEDEFEEAEQEREENLPDENEKHKQTSPKQGHRGMEEHLVMAGNPDQQEDNVDEQYQEEGEEEIQEDLTEEKKRELERNAEEPYGENEENADEKNNGGADQEMQEETNQKEVHEENYEEEEEEEEDGRAIAAKTRRRGEM, via the exons TTGTATATGAGCACAGGTCAAGATTAGAGAAGTCATTACAAAAGGAGAGGCTTGAAcacaagaaagcaaaagaag ATTTTCTCGTTTATAAACTGGAAGCACAGGAAACACTAAATAAAGGAAGG CAAGACTCCAACAGCCGCTACAGTGCCCTGAGTGTGCAGCACCAGATGTTGAAG AGTCAACATGAAGAGCTAAAGAAGCAGCATGCCGACCTTGAAGAAGATCACCGCAAACAAGGGGAAGAGTTTAGCAGAACATTCAATGATCACAAGGAGCGATacttgcagctgcagcaggacaaagAGCAGGAGATCTCTAAGCTGAAGG aatCCCTCTATAACTTACGGGAGGAGAACAGACAGCTGAGGAAAGCTCACCAGGACATACACACCCAGCTACAAGATGTTAAG TCCCAGGTGGAGGAGTACAGACAGCTGAAGGACACGCTCAACAAAATGCCAAGTTTCCGACAGCCTGAGAAGGTAGAACAGCCAAACGAGCAGCCAGAGGTGGGAGCTCCATCTCTCCCCAGTGACCTGATGCACCATGAAGCTGTGGCTGAAGAGCATAAGGAG AATGAGGagccaaaagagagagaagaaataaacaCCCAGGAAAAAGAAGATAGAGCTGAGTCTTTTCATCTGCACAGAAGGGCTCATGATGGCCAGCATGCCAAAGAACTAAATATCCAGGAGCAacaagaggctggagaggacgATGAGCAGCATGTTGATCGAGTTGAAGAGGAACGCAAAAAAGAGCTCgaagaggaagaaatggagCAGGCAGGTCAGCCTGAGCacctggaggaggagcaggatcaAGTACCAGAAGAGCACGAGTGGAAAAACCAGgaacagaaagaagaggaaaccaATATGCTGGGTGATCATCTGCATTCAGAG ATAACATCAACAAAAGCTGTAACAAAGAGACAGAAGACAGCTTATGAACAACAACTGGAGCAACAGCACCTTGCAGCCCaaagagcagaggaagccaACCAGCTGCGGGAACATCAGGAATCACTCCACCAGCAAAGGCTGCGAGGGCAGCTGCtacggcagcagcagcttcaagagaaagagcttcagctgcagaaacagGCAGAACAAGGAGAAAAACTCTACAAAACCAGGCTGAG CCAACAGGCTCATTATAACATGGACCATGATATTGTTCAAGGGGAAGAAGATCAAGGGAtccaggaagaggagggag CTTATGAACgtgacaaccagcaccagcatggAGGTGAAGATGATGAGCAAAAGAATGCAAATGAACAGCAAGAACCAGAACATCAAGTAGAAAATCAGCAGGCTGATGAATCA AAGGCAGCCATGGAAGATGTGAATCCTGCTGATGACCCCAACAATCAGGGAGAAGATGAATTTGAGGAAGCTgagcaagagagagaagaaaatctaccagatgaaaatgaaaagcacaAGCAAACCAGTCCAAAGCAAGGACACAGGGGAATGGAAGAGCACCTAGTG ATGGCAGGAAATCCTGACCAGCAGGAAGATAATGTGGATGAACAGTACcaggaagagggagaagaggag ATCCAGGAAGATTTGACTGAAGAGAAGAAACGAGAACTGGAACGCAATGCTGAGGAGCCATATGGTGAAAATGAGGAGAAT GCAGATGAAAAGAATAATGGAGGGGCAGACCAAGAGATGcaagaagaaaccaaccaaaaagaagTTCATGAAGAAAActatgaggaggaagaagaggaggaggaggatggcagAGCCATTGCAGCAAAAACACGTAGACGGGGGGAGATGTGA